The following are encoded together in the Strongyloides ratti genome assembly S_ratti_ED321, chromosome : 2 genome:
- a CDS encoding Histone-binding protein RBBP7, with amino-acid sequence MAHRGSETENIEEQVVNEEYKIWKKNTPFLYDMIMTHALEWPSLTVQWLPDVKKVEGSDYSIHRLILGTHTSDEQNHLVIAKLHIPNSDTQFDASKYDADRSEFGGFGNPQGRIDIEIRINHDGEVNRARFMPQNPNLIATKSPSADVFIFDYTKHPSAPISDGVCRPQLRLKGHTKEGYGLSWNGHMPGHLLSASDDMTVCLWDIRGATNNATSLNAKCIFRGHTAVVEDVAWHSLHDSVFGSVGDDKKLMIWDTRSNQFDRASQSLEAHDAEVNCLSFNPYSEYILATGSADKTVGLWDLRNLKLKLHTFQAHKDEIFQVQWSPHNETILASSGTDRRLIVWDLSKIGEEQTHEDAEDGPPEMLFVHGGHTAKISDFCWNPNEPWVLSSVSEDNIMQVWQMSDNIYNDEENDTPAHELEKENNM; translated from the exons ATGGCTCATCGTGGAAGTGAAACAGAGAATATTGAAGAGCAAGTTGTTAATgaagaatataaaatatggaaaaaaaatacaccttttttatatgatatg ATTATGACTCATGCTTTAGAATGGCCGAGTTTAACTGTTCAATGGCTTCCTGATGTGAAGAAAGTTGAAGGAAGTGATTATTCAATTCATCGTCTTATACTCGGTACCCATACATCAGATGAACAAAATCATCTTGTTATTGCTAAATTACATATTCCAAACTCTGATACACAATTTGATGCTAGTAAATATGATGCAGATCGATCAGAATTTGGAGGATTTGGCAATCCTCAAGGTAGAATTGATATTGAAATAAGAATAAATCATGATGGAGAAGTAAATAGAGCTCGTTTCATGCCACAAAATCCCAATCTAATTGCTACAAAATCACCTTCAGCTgatgtatttatatttgattaTACTAAACATCCTTCAGCACCAATTTCTGATGGAGTATGTCGTCCACAACTTCGTTTAAAAGGGCATACAAAAGAAGGTTATGGTTTATCATGGAATGGGCATATGCCAGGTCACTTATTGTCAGCTTCCGATGACATGACTGTTTGCTTATGGGATATTCGTGGTGCAACAAATAATGCTACTTCTTTAAATGCTAAGTGTATTTTTAGAGGACATACTGCAGTTGTTGAAGATGTTGCTTGGCATAGTCTTCATGATTCTGTATTTGGATCTGTAGGTGACGATAAGAAATTAATGATTTGGGACACACGATCTAATCAATTTGACAGAGCATCACAGTCTTTAGAAGCTCATGATGCGGAGGTAAATTGTCTCAGCTTTAATCCATATTCTGAATATATTCTTGCAACTGGATCTGCTGATAAAACAGTTGGTTTGTGGGATTTGAGAAAtcttaaattaaaacttcATACATTCCAAGCTCACAAAGATGAAATTTTCCAAGTACAATGGTCACCACACAACGAAACTATCTTAGCTTCATCAGGAACTGATCGTCGATTAATTGTTTGGGATTTATCTAAGATTGGTGAAGAACAAACACATGAAGATGCAGAAGATGGTCCACCAGAGATGTTATTTGTTCATGGTGGCCATACTGCAAAAATATCTGATTTTTGCTGGAATCCAAATGAACCTTGGGTTTTGTCTTCGGTATCAGAAGATAATATAATGCAAGTTTGGCAAATGTcggataatatttataatgatgAAGAAAATGATACACCTGCTCATGAgctagaaaaagaaaataacaTGTAA